The genomic window CatatttggttttttaatcatttttgagTTCCCGAttccctctgttccttctcctctccttgaGAAAACATGTAGATTAAACATGCACAGTCAAGCAAAAAATATCTTCatgttagtcatgttgtaaaaaacaacacagaccaaaaaaaagcacaagaaaaataaagtttaaaaatcgATGCTTCAGCCTAGATTGagactccctcccctccccccccccaatagcatttttcattataagtccttcGGAATTGTCTTAGATCGTTGTCTAGCCAAGTCGTTCACCGGTGATCATTGTAGGTGTCAGTttctgtgttctcctggttctgctcgcttcactctgcatcagttcatgtaggtcttcccagctctttctgaaaccacCCTGCTCGTCATGTCTTATAGGAAACAGTGCTCCATCATTagcatatgctacaacttgttcagctatttcccaattccaattttttgcaCCAGAAAAAGCCGATACAcacattttatatctatatataatataatattataaataaatacctATTAACTGCTTGCTTTTGAGCCTCATTTACTGGTGTCTCCAGGCTTAACCTCTGCTGTGCTTGAGACCCCACGAGGCTCCTGGTTGGGGCAAGCGTGTGATTCGATAGGGGGTTAAATATCCAGATGTATTTCCCTTTTTGAACTGAATTCTTCTCAGTCTATTGAATCATAAGATCAGAAATCTACAACTGGGtaggaccttagagatgatccAAGTTGTGCTGGCTGGACCCGCAGTCCAGAATATCGGGGTTCCGGTCAGTTATCTGTGCCCCTTTTTTCCTTACTTGAAGCAGAAGatatcttggggcagctaggtggctcagtggaggacttgggttcaaatgtgaccccagacattttctagctatgtgtccttggacaagtcacttaatctcctttgcccagcccttgcccttctgtcttagggtggttactaggacagaaagtaagagttaaaaaaaacaaacaagcaaacaagccTACTTTGAGTGTCTCCTCCTCCTTTGGGAGACAGCCCAGATCTCAGACTCTAAGAACCTCTGGGAATCTCAGGGCCTCCTGAAGAAAAGTTCTGCTCCTTTTTGAATTCCAGAGTCCCAGGAATGGTAGTGTTCCCTCAGACCAGCAACGCTGCTGCCACCATCACTCAGGAAGCACTCAGGATGGAGAGGTGCTCAGGGGACAGAGAGAAGGGTGCTGGGAGCTGTGCTCCTGTGGCTGGGCTGGAGCTATTTGAAGAATCTTGGCCTGGTTTCAGTTGCTTACCAGTTAAGACCAGAGACTGCTGGATGAATTGAGTCCAGGGGATCTGCTCTTGGATCTCCTCCAGTACCTGGTTTCAGCCAAAGTCACTAGTCACTGACACCGTGTAGGATTATGTGATTTCAAGGTTTCTCGTCTGCTCCAACCCTCCTCCCTGATTGCCCatcttacagaggaagaaattgaggtcacaagaggggaagaagaggctTGCCCATGTTCCATATAGCTGCCAGCTTGGCACTGCTCTTAAAGTGATCTGATCACCAGCGCTTTCCCTGCTCAAGAATTCTCGGTGACTCCCTATTGCTtcgaggataaaatataaaccccTCCATTTCCTGGCTAGGATATAGCCTGGCATCTCCTGACTGATACTCTCTTGGGAAATCTCTTCATCCTCTAAGCTTTCTTCCCTCCTgggtattttttcccctctctccctatACCCCTCCTCCActttttttcctgtattttccccttttagaatggaagctccttgaggctgGAGGAGGGGGtgtcttgctttctttcttgtaTTGGAATCCCAATTGGTATCTTAGCACCATAATGTCTACCACACAGAAGGAATTCAGTAAATGCACGTCCACTTGACTCAATTGGACCCCAACCATCCCAGGTTTATTGTATATTCCTCCCGTTGGTGCTATACTCGTCCTAAATTCTGATCTCCAGTCAaacctgtctctttttctgtaaTGTTGTCCTATCTCCTGCTCTTTCCTGGGCTGTTAATACCCTTTGCTAAAATGATCTTCATGTAGACACTTTAGGGTTCTTTTCTCCCTTCAAGAGTTAGTCCAAGGGGCAtttgggtggctcaatgggtagagaaacaggcctggagttaagagaatctgggttcaaatctggcctcccacATTTCcaaattatgtgaccctgggcaagtcacttaacccccattgcctagatcttcCTGCTTGTTGGCCTTGGAACAAAATACTTGAAACCAAGAAGCATTTCAGGGTCCTCTTTAAGGTCTCAAAGACCTTCATGATCCTCTAAAAttaatcccagtttctcctgtgtCCATATTGCTTGTACATAGTGGTTTgcattctgtctcctctgttattattgatcccaagatggaagagttaaaaaaaaaatcagttcaagTGCCTCTTCCTTCAAAAGGTCTTTTAGATACCTTTTCCCCAACCATGACTGGGTCATAACTGGAGGAAATcagagtccatctagtccaatcctcccattttacaaatgagcaaactgaggcctagagaaatgaaaaaattggGCTAAATCCTACAAAGGTGGaatttctgcacaaacaaaattaatgcatataAGATAGGAGAGCAGAAGGATATGTGCATGTGTCCACTGGTGTGGAATATGGTATGTAttctcatatttataatttttaaaggtaTTCATTTGTTGTGCAGATCTCtctccccttaccttctgtattagaattgctATTAATCATCTGATTacaatttgtccaggatcacacagctaggaagtctctgaggcaacatttgaacccaggaccacctgtctccGGGCCTCACTCTCTAGCACTCAGCCACCAGGCTgcctctctcttaaaaaaaaaaaaaaatccttgctatgtGGATTGGCTCTCTGGggagataaaaggagaaatttaaatgataaaaaatcaattagattcatttgaaaaaaaagcaataagAGGCCTTTGCGGGTAGGGGATCTTTGTCTTTTGGAGTATCTTTAGTCCTTAGCCCAGGGCTTGGCAGATAAGAAGTGATTAATGAATACTTGTGGATTGGGAAAAGTCCAGTGCCTAACCTAAGTGGCAGATGTCTGGAAATTTGAACCCTGGCTCTTCTCACTTCTAATTCCAGCCTTCTCCCGCTATGAAGAGGATTTCTGCTTCACCCTTGGCAGGGTCTCAGGATGTGCTCCTCCCCAGCCCTTAAGGTCACTCCAGTTCCCTCTCCCCAGCAGCTCTTGGTGCCCTCCAAAGTCCCCTCTCCCTAGCTTTCTTCATGGCTCTCCCAGGTCTCCTCACCCCACATTGCTCCTGGCTcacccaggacccctctccccagAATTCCTTATCAGGTACCTCTTGGTTCCCCAAAGATAACTAACTCCCCAGCATTCCTTGTGGGTCCCCAAAGTCCCCTCTCCCCACATTTCTTCGTGATTCCTCAGGCCCCTCTTCCCAGTATTCCTTCTCAGTATCCTTCTTGATCTCCCCAAGACTCAGCACCCGTCGTAGCTCACCAAGTCCCCCCACCCCAGTTTTCCTTGTGGCTCTACCAGGCTCCCTTTCCCCAGTTTCCCTCATCAACATCCCTCGAGGCTCCCCAAGCTCCATCCTCCCGGGTATCTCTCAAGGCTCCCTAGAGGCCTTCTCCCTAGAGTCTCTCGGCGTGTACAAGTGGGGAGCCGTTAGGAGCCGTGGAGGACCCGTTAGTGCTTCTGGCGGGAAAACCTCCTGCGCAAGCCCTTGTATCTCTGCAGCCGAGCCCCCAAGAAGCCCCGCCCCGAGCAttgttttccccctttccccgCCCCCGATCGGAGCCCGGAGCCCCAGTTGGGAGCGGGAGGTGGGCGGGGGCCGGGCTCCTCGGCCAATCAGCACCCGAGGTGGGGAGGGGCGGGGGGCGGGTCCCTGTTTAATCCGCTTGCTTCCGCTAGCTGGGCTCACACGCCCCGTCGTGGCTCGCCTTGCCGGTGAATTCCGAGCCGGCTCCCCAGCACACTCCGCGCCCCTGGGAGCTGAAGCCTTCCCCAGGAGCCCCGTGCCCACTGAGCGCGGGCTCTAGAGCAAGGCGCCAGGCGAGCGGACCGCGAGGAAGAAGCCGACGGGACTGAAGAGTCCGGAGAAGGGACCCTCAGACCCCCAAGTGACCGGGATGGTGGCCGAGGCGGCCCGGGGCAGCCCTAAGCCCGGCGAGCCCAACGGCGTGGTAGCGGGCGCGGGGCCCCCTAGCCGCGCGGGGGGCGCTGGCCGGCGGGCGCAGCGGCTGCGCTCGTGCCTGCGCACCCATCTGCTGGTGCTGATGACCGTGTCCGGAGTGGTGGCGGGCGCTGCGCTGGGCCTGGCCTTGGCGCGCTGGGTGCCGCGCCTGAGCCGGGCGCACCAGGTGGTCTTAGGCTTCCCCGGGGAGCTGCTGCTGCGCCTGCTGCGCCTGATCATCCTGCCGCTGGTGGTGTGCAGCCTGGTGGGCGGCGCTGCCAGCCTGGACCCGGTGGCGCTGGGCCGCATGGGTGGCTGGGCGCTGCTCTTCTTCATGCTTACCACACTTATGGCCTCTTCGCTCGGCGTGGGACTCGCCTTTGCCCTGCGCCCAGGAGTGGGCATTCAGGTCCAGCCGATGCAGGACAAGCAGCGGTGCCCCACCAAAGAGATGCTCGACTCCTTTCTGGACCTCTTCAGGTACGGCCAGCTAGGGCTCCGCGTGGTGTGTGCGGCCACATGCCACGTGGTGCCCGGATGTGGGGTCCCCCCCCCTTCAGCTAGCCGGAGAGTAAGGCCCCAGGGGAGGCGGACTGAGTCTggtcttttccctccctcctcctgtccATCCTGGGAGGCAGGCTGGACGAGACCCAGCAAACTCCGACCCTTCCTTAGATCCCAGGGATCAGACCGGGCCAACCTAGCCAGTGGCCTTTTGTTGTCCGACAGCTACTCCCTAGGGGTCGGGCTCCCAGACAAGCCGGGGCGCTTTTCACCGAGGGGAATTCCGTGGGGAGAGCACGGCTCGTGCGTGGGCTAACCCGCAGGACCCTACGAGGCTCCACCTTCCGCTAGCGGGCCAGCCCCCGGCTGAGGATGGGGAATTTGGGTGGATGGAGCTGTGTCCAGGAGCGCTCCCTCCCAGCCGATGATTCAGTATTTCTGTTTAGGGAAATGGAATGTTTGAAGGGAACTTTGGAGACCTTGAGCAATCCCCTCCAACTCTGGGGCCCTCTCTTGAGCTGTAAACTGAAGGGCTCTGCTCAGATCATCTCCCGGGGTCCTGTGGGCTTATTTGTGCAGAGAGGGAGGCTGAGGCCCAGTGGACAAAAGTGCCTGCAGGGCCAACAGCCCGAGGACATGCCCTATCCCCATCAATAGCAGGGAGACAGAGGGCTCTttttggaaggagggaaggggccCCTCAGGGCCTGAGGAGAGACAGGCTGTCTGAACCCCCACATCTGGGAGGTGACCCAAGTGCCCCTGCCGCTTGGCTGCCCACAGGCTTGGAAACCAGAGCCAGGACTGAGAACCAGCAAGCCCCGAGTGCTGTGCTGGACTTGAGGCACTTCTTAGCTGCTCGCCTGGGCTAGTCCCTAAAGCTGACCTCTACTTCACTTGCCTcagctggaaaatggggataagagcAGCACAGTAGTGTATgatgtgagaatcaaaggagatcgGGGCAGGAGTGAGAGCCAAGAGACTGGAGGATGGGGACTggattctggcctcagacacttcctagctgtgtgaccctgggcaagtcacccccccctcccattgcctagcccttagggctcttctgctttggaagatATGGATTAAAACACTTTAATGAGCTAATATCTGTATTTAgcaatataaatgcttatttctttttctccaccgGGTTCAACTTTTGAGACTAGGGATAGGCCCTGACTTCGGAGGTTCTAGGGCTATGCTTACTGGCCTTGTGTTTACTTTGCACACTCAGGCTTCAATGGGATGGGCCAGCTGGTAGGtaatttcctcccctcccccttcccaccttGTGGCATGAAGAGGTGATAACCGAGTGAGAAGGGAACCTTCTGCAAATCTCAGATAAGCCTTAACCTTCCGAGGAAGGAAGAACCTGGAAATTAGGTGGGGAGTGCTGGCCCGGGGCCATCCCTAGAACCCAGTTTTGATACTCTTCTGGTCGGAGGCTGATCCCCTTTTTattctatatacacacacaggatGAACACACAGACACTTGAACCTGGCCAGGTGACCAGTGTTTCTCTCTGGGAGACTCAGATTGGAGCTTGTGCACAGATgcactctcttttcctctcccctgctctcactcccctccctcttccccctcttctccctctccctctccctctcacacatatacatacataaatacacctCTTTTGCTTTTTCATACAACTCTTGACTTGACACAATCACAGCGCCACCCCATGAAAGAACAAACCTCCCTTGGGTGATTCACACTTGAAACCTTTGCAATGTGTGCCTAGGTGACCATCTGCCAGACAGCaggtgagagagagggggagggggatgagagagagagggagagagagggggtgggggagatagagagaaagagagagagagagagggagggagagagagagggagggagagagagagagagagggagggagagagagagggagggagagagagagagagaggaacaggaggggagaaatagaagaggaggaaacagagagagggagacagagacagagagagagagagaggaacaggagGGGAGATatagaagaagagggggaaacagagagagagaggcagagagacagagaaagagagggagagagagagggagggagggagggagggagagaggaagagagagagggagagggagaggaacagGAGGGGAGACatagaaggagagggggaaacagagagagggagagagacagagacagagaaagagagggagggagagagagagagagagagagagagagagagagagagagagagagagagagagggagggagagagagagagagacagagagagagagagggagagagagagagagagagggagggagagagggagggagagagagagagagggagggagagagagagagagacagagagagagagagggagagagagagagagagagggagggagagagggagggagagagagagaggaacaggagGGGAGACatagaagaagagggggaaacagagagagagaggcagagagacagagaaagagagggagagagagagggagggagggagggagagaggaagagagagagggagagggagaggaacagGAGGGGAGACATAGGAgagggggaaacagagagagggagagagacagagacagagaaagagagggagggagagagagagagagagagagagagagagagagagagagagagagagagagagagagaggaacaggagGGGAGACatagaaggagagggggaaaccTAGAGAGAGGGAGATACAAAATGATGAATGGCACAGTGAAAGTGTTGGGTGTTTGTGTGTAATCTGGCTTAACCATCTGGTTCTGAATGTGTCCTGGAGAAGTTATTTTTCCTCCCATTAATAGCTGCTTTGGGACTGTCTGGGTTGAGTTAAAGAAACCCAGGTGAGGAAAAAGCATGTTCTGCAAAGTCTTATGTACACATGTACACCGATGTAtgacatgcatgcatgcacactgGAGAAACGCTGGGCAGGACATTGGCATGTATCTGGAAGACTGGGCATGCAGATGGCCAGCCTTGGGCTCCTGGGGCGCCCAGTTGAGTGAGGGCTCTTCCTTTGCTCCCAGGCTGCAGCTAATGAGCAGTTAGGCCCCTCTCCTCCGGAGGAGGCCCCCAGGGAGAGGCTTTTCTTTGTCCAGAGGGACTCCTGCTCAGGGCAGGGTTGTGGACAGTCACTCTGATCCTTCCTCCCAAGCCCAAGGTTTAGTCTCAGGAAGGACAGTTTCAGCTGCTTCAGGGTGCAGTTTGCCAGCTGGTGGGGAGGGTGGAAGGGCTGGTTACCCAGGGAGAACTGGTTCACCCTCTCGGGGACCCTTAAAGGGATTAACATGTTGCTTGGGCTGCTGAAAGGGACCTCCTGAGACCTGGAAAAATCCTtccagggggagggaagagagccTGAGAGGCCGCTCAGCCaggattctctcccttccccccttcccctttcccagaaTATGCCCATCTCTCAGGCCTGGCTCCAGCAGGGACACGGATGggttctccccttttctttcctgtCCGCTGATGCCGGTCTCTAAGAATTCTGTATCGACTCCCTGGCCAGTGGGAACTGtgtgttctccccctccccctccaggccttctctcctcctttccactGGAGTTGAAAGGGTCAGCCGTCTCCCTGGGAGCGCAGATGTGAGGGCAGGCCCCTGCTCCGCCCCGCAGCTGAGGCTCTGGGAGGGCTGGAAGGACACCAGGCCTAGGCCGCACCGGGATGGGAGGCTCTCAGCTAGTCTCTTGTGTCTTTACAGGAACATCTTTCCTGATAACCTGGTAAAGGCGGCCTTCAGCTCCGTAAGTCTGGCCGGTGcttgagggagggggaggggagggcctgGAGCAGGCCTCAGGAATTCACCCCTTTCTCCGTGTTCTTTGATTTCAGTATTCCACCAGATACGACACCAATGGCACCCAGAATGATACAATGAAGGTACTCGTTGCGGGGCACTGAAGGGGCAGCCCTGGCTCCTGCCCCTTGGAGTCTGGAATGGGGAAAGGCCTTGGAGGCCTTCCACTGGGAGGCAGCAGGGAGCCATGACCAGCTAGGATCTGGGGGAAGGCGTCTAGTCACGTTGGTGATGGAAACCTGGTCTCTGGCTCTATTCTTGTAgatgccaccccccccccatcacgTCTCCTGCAATGCCACCGCTGCTaggcccttcccttccctgtccctcAACCTGCTGCTAGAATCTGTCTCTTCTGCGTAGATGGGGATCAGGCACTCTCCACGGCCCACCAGGGCAAGTTCAGGCCTTCCACCTGTGGGATCCACAGCCCTCCCGGAGGTCTAGCACCTCCCCACGTTCTAGCATTGTTTCCCATTCCTCCCCCTAGCCCGACTAGACTTCAGCATCCTTCCCTGTGTTCTCCATGGATGCATTTTCTGCACCTCTTGGCCTGTTCCCAAGAGCTCCTGATAGATATGTCTAGCCCAAGGCCCTCACTTTGTAGAAAAGGATATCGAACTCAGgagggtgacttgcccaaggtcacctaagtAGGGAGTCCAAAGTGGGATTTCAACCCATCTTTTCTGACCCTCGTTGCCGTTTCTTTTATTGAACCAGAGTTGAAATGTCCACCCATCCTTCGAAATGAAGCTAATCTATCACCTCCCCCAAGGAGCCTTCTTAGATTTTCTCCTTTGGGTCTCATGGAGaacttaattttttccttatttcccctCCGGTGGAGTTATCATGCCATGCATACTAGATTGTGGGTTCTGTGAGGACGAGGACTGTGGCTAGAGTTCTGTACTTGGGAGTGAGGAAGGCTTTGAATTTGAATGCTCCAGGGGGCACTTACTGTGATCCTGAAGTCACGAAAGCTTTCGGAGACTCggtttttatctgtaaaatggggatgataacctCCTAGGGTTGTTTGGGGGGATCTAGCACAATCATTTCCTTAAAGCACTCCACAAATAGAAGCTGTTCGGTATCTCCCAATGCCCAATGCAGAGTAGGCTCAACCTGAACATTCTGTCTCCACTCCCCCTGACAAATGGCTCCTCCCTGTTCTAGGCACTCTGTGAGAAGGATGACATGAACATTCTGGGGCTGGTGGTGTTTGCCATGGTACTTGGAGTGGCCCTCCGTAAGATCGGGGCAGAAGGGGAGCTGCTCATCCGCTTTTTCAACTCCTTCAATGAGGCTACGATGGTGATAGTGTCCTGGATCATGTGGTAGGACCCCAGGGCCCACTGGATGCCTCCCCTGGGGAAGCTGGCTCCTGgggtggtgggagtggggagagaggcaTCCTCCGGTGAAACGGACAGCCAAGAGGAGGGGAGGCCAGCTTGCCTCGCAGAGGTCAAGAGCTCCTAGGCCAGGggcctcctctccccctccacaGGTATGCGCCGGTGGGCATCATGTTCCTGATTGCAGAGAAGATTGTGGAGATGGAAGATGTAGGGCAGCTCTTCGCCAACCTGGGCAAATATGTCGGCTGCTGTATCCTGGGGCACCTCATCCACGGGCTCCTGGTCTTGCCCCTCATCTACTTTGCCATCACGCGCAAGAACCCTTACCGCTTCCTGTGGGGGATCGTGCCAGCCTTGGCCACTGCCTTCGGGACCTCTTCTAGGTACTCTGCCCGGGACTGCCAACCCTCCTCCCCTGAACCCCAAGTCCTGGCATTCATCATCTCACCCGGCGTGGTGTCTGGCATCTCACCTGGACTTTGGCACGTCACCGTTTTTCAGGCTGTAGACGCAAAATGAGAGGATCAGACCACATGGACGGATGCTCCTGTCCCTCTTAAGCCTTGTCCTTATCTGCTCCCTGAATTGGGCTCGGGGTAGAGATCCGGTCGGGCTGCACTGACTGCATTCCACCCTGCTGTCCTTCCTTTGTCATCCCCAGCTCAGCCACGCTCCCACTGATGATGGAGTGTGTGGAGGAGAAAAATGGCGTCTCCAAACACATCAGCCGCTTCATCCTTCCCATTGGAGCCACCGTGAACATGGATGGCGCTGCCCTCTTCCAGTGTGTGGCTGCTGTTTTCATCGCCCAGCTCAACAACGTGCCCCTCAAGTTCATCCACGTCATCACTATCCTGTGAGCAGGGAGCCCGGGGGCCCAGGGCAGGGGTTGGGGCAGGGATGGCCCAGAAGACTTGGGAATCGGGGCCAAGAGAACAGGGTGAGAGCACGTGGTATGTGGAGCAGACAAGGGGAGCAGGCAAATCGGGGCCAAGAGACATGAGAATGATTCCAAATGGGCTTTAGAAGGGGCATGGGAAGTGAGTGAGGAAGACCCCGGAGGCCCAGAGCTCTGGCACAAGCTGGGCTAAGGGTTTCCCCCGACCTAGGAACTCCCGTCTTTTGTCAGCATCACGGCCACGGCCTCCAGCGTGGGTGCAGCTGGCATCCCTGCAGGGGGTGTGTTGACCTTGGCCATCATCCTGGAGGCTATCAGTCTGCCTACTAAGGACATCTCCATCATCTTGGCTGTGGACTGGCTGGTGTGAGTACTCTGGGCTCTTTTATCTCCCAACTCTCAGGCCAAGGGCGATATATAGCAAGTTGACTTGGTGGAAGCCAGTCTTGGGGAGACCCACCCAGCCTCCTGCTAGCATTCattccttccccccaacccccacagTGACCGCTTCTGCACCATCATCAACGTGGAAGGGGATGCCTTTGGAGCTGGCCTGCTTCAGTGCTACGTGGACAACACCAAGGCAGGGGAAGGAAGTCTGGGGTCCGAGCTGGCAGAGGTCAAAGACGCTGCCTCCACGGTCCCCCTGTCTCCAGAGGCGGACCCGCTCATTCTCAAGATGGTCAAGTCTGGCCCTGCTGGGGATGCAAACACCTGTGAAAAGGAGTCGGTCATGTAGAGTTGCCCCTAGCTCACTCCGGAAAGGGCTCGAAGGCCTGGAACTCTCCGGGGCTCCAGAAAGACCTAGGGATGACCCTTTCCGAAAGGGAGTTTCTTTCCCACACTCCAGCGACCTTTTCTGGCCTGGGGAGGGTCATTTCAAATCCGTGGCCCGTCTCCCCCCGTGGCTCCTTTGCTTCCTCCTCTTTGGGACCCTGCCTGGTGGTGTCCCGAGGAGGCTTCTAGAGCTCAGACAAGGAACTGGACCAACACATTTCCTTTTTGCTGCCTGGGGACGCCGAGTTGGACAGTTCAGCTCCCCATCCTGACCAAAGGTCTCGGGATCTTCTCCCACCTACCTCCACACCCTTTTCAGGCTGACAGTTGGCCTCTGTGGGCCTCTCCTCAGGACACACTGTTCTGGTCCCGCTTGGGCCGGTAGAGATGGAGTGACAGCAGCatctggggaaggggggggggctaAATGGGAGCAGCACTCTGGCCCCCAGCCTGTTCTCCACTTAGGCTGGGGGAGGAGGTATGGTCCAAGGCAATAAATGTATGTCTAACCATTCCCTGGCTTGCGTGCTGTCTTGGGGACACCTGTCACAGGGCAGGGGGCTTTGGGGGCTGGTGAAACCAGAGGgcaggaaaaatggaagacaaaaGGAC from Monodelphis domestica isolate mMonDom1 chromosome 4, mMonDom1.pri, whole genome shotgun sequence includes these protein-coding regions:
- the SLC1A5 gene encoding neutral amino acid transporter B(0), coding for MVAEAARGSPKPGEPNGVVAGAGPPSRAGGAGRRAQRLRSCLRTHLLVLMTVSGVVAGAALGLALARWVPRLSRAHQVVLGFPGELLLRLLRLIILPLVVCSLVGGAASLDPVALGRMGGWALLFFMLTTLMASSLGVGLAFALRPGVGIQVQPMQDKQRCPTKEMLDSFLDLFRNIFPDNLVKAAFSSYSTRYDTNGTQNDTMKALCEKDDMNILGLVVFAMVLGVALRKIGAEGELLIRFFNSFNEATMVIVSWIMWYAPVGIMFLIAEKIVEMEDVGQLFANLGKYVGCCILGHLIHGLLVLPLIYFAITRKNPYRFLWGIVPALATAFGTSSSSATLPLMMECVEEKNGVSKHISRFILPIGATVNMDGAALFQCVAAVFIAQLNNVPLKFIHVITILITATASSVGAAGIPAGGVLTLAIILEAISLPTKDISIILAVDWLVDRFCTIINVEGDAFGAGLLQCYVDNTKAGEGSLGSELAEVKDAASTVPLSPEADPLILKMVKSGPAGDANTCEKESVM